A part of Patescibacteria group bacterium genomic DNA contains:
- a CDS encoding phosphotransferase: protein MSILNLLDKKWVGNFFQGRFAKYFPEAEKLIDFRIKILKIFLNYQRISIRYNLLLSSQSKSFKKSVIVKAEKKTGSVKKTSGIEIDYLTNLFIKAQGLNYLIPRILEYYQPLGAFFYEPIEGLCLKQLSIEHRSEEFMKLIPKVAVAIKKIHQFRNKYQIILKNQAWENEQYKHNLFLIEKYYPFNFERFKKLIKACKDFKLKHKDDFSSENYCLTHGDLHSGNIFITDQRIKFLDFSDAGLYDPLSDLGSFFIHTELMFEYDFHQNYQEMIKEVRGLFYQDYFNRSPTNSEKNRIYYYILNNLFRIIGYAALNEGSYKKLTGPNKLLEKLIKIGEEKLISKNF from the coding sequence ATGTCAATTTTAAATTTGTTAGACAAAAAATGGGTTGGGAATTTCTTTCAAGGCCGTTTTGCTAAATATTTTCCCGAAGCAGAAAAATTAATAGATTTTAGAATAAAGATTTTAAAAATATTTTTAAATTATCAACGGATAAGTATCAGATATAACCTGCTTTTATCTTCCCAGAGTAAAAGTTTTAAAAAGTCGGTAATCGTTAAAGCAGAGAAAAAAACAGGTTCCGTCAAAAAAACTTCTGGAATAGAAATAGATTATTTAACCAACCTCTTTATAAAAGCTCAAGGATTAAATTATCTTATTCCTCGTATCTTAGAATATTACCAACCGTTAGGGGCTTTTTTTTATGAACCAATTGAGGGCCTTTGCCTTAAGCAATTAAGCATTGAACACCGCAGCGAAGAATTTATGAAACTTATCCCAAAGGTTGCCGTGGCTATTAAAAAAATACATCAGTTTAGAAATAAATACCAAATAATTTTAAAAAATCAAGCCTGGGAAAACGAACAATATAAACATAATTTATTTTTAATAGAAAAATACTACCCTTTTAATTTCGAACGTTTTAAAAAATTAATTAAAGCTTGTAAAGATTTCAAACTAAAACATAAAGATGATTTCTCTTCCGAAAATTATTGTTTGACTCATGGCGATCTTCATAGTGGAAATATTTTTATAACTGACCAACGAATAAAATTTTTGGATTTTTCCGATGCTGGATTATATGACCCTCTTAGCGACTTAGGTTCTTTTTTCATTCATACTGAATTAATGTTTGAGTATGACTTCCACCAAAACTACCAAGAAATGATTAAGGAAGTTAGAGGTTTGTTTTATCAAGATTATTTTAACCGTTCCCCAACTAATTCAGAAAAAAATAGAATCTATTATTATATCCTTAATAATTTGTTTCGAATTATCGGTTATGCTGCCCTAAACGAAGGTAGTTATAAAAAACTGACAGGGCCGAATAAACTACTAGAAAAATTAATTAAAATCGGGGAAGAAAAATTAATTTCTAAAAATTTTTAA
- a CDS encoding glycogen synthase: MPDSIAEKITLFKKPLKVLFVVAEVYPYASVGGLGMVVFSLSRALKKMGLDVRIFMPKYGLIDKEKYQLKMISKGLKVPTDEEAEGKNFLICNIKRYSPPIPDVPIYFLENMEYYEKRSNVYGYSDDPIRFTLLSRGALEFLRQSDWVPDIINCADWHTGALPNYLKTVYSNDSVLAKIKTIFSIHNLAHQGVFDHRFVSELDLDDGKSPISPFFSERLLKQNFMKRGIISSDLVNTVSETYAREILTPEYGEKLEDLLKEVRTKIFGILNGLDYRELNPATDKLISFNFNTSSLKKRVENKIHLQKEFNLEISQDTPVLGMVTRLDEQKGIDLLFPILEILLSEFKTQFVIVGGGKANYRSFFEEINKKFPKKVGCHLMPDFTLARHIFAGSDLFLVPSKFEPCGITQMETMRYGAIPVVRKTGGLADTVEDFDPKKNSGTGFVFEKFNSYALFASIIRGLETYKYKKIWQSLQKRVMRADFSWGTSAKKYYNLYKRAISL, encoded by the coding sequence ATGCCAGATTCAATTGCTGAAAAAATTACTCTTTTTAAAAAACCTCTAAAGGTCCTTTTTGTAGTTGCTGAAGTTTATCCCTATGCCTCAGTTGGGGGATTGGGGATGGTAGTTTTTTCTTTATCTCGAGCTCTTAAAAAAATGGGATTAGATGTCCGAATCTTTATGCCAAAATATGGCTTAATTGATAAAGAAAAATATCAGCTAAAGATGATTTCTAAAGGATTAAAAGTTCCAACTGATGAAGAAGCAGAAGGAAAAAATTTTTTAATTTGTAATATCAAAAGATATTCACCCCCTATACCTGATGTTCCAATTTATTTTTTAGAAAATATGGAATATTACGAAAAGAGATCTAATGTTTATGGCTATTCTGATGATCCGATTCGTTTTACTCTTTTATCCCGGGGGGCCTTAGAATTTTTACGTCAATCAGACTGGGTTCCTGATATCATCAATTGTGCTGACTGGCACACTGGTGCTTTACCAAATTATTTAAAAACTGTTTATAGTAATGACTCTGTTTTGGCAAAGATTAAGACAATTTTTTCAATTCACAATCTTGCTCATCAGGGAGTTTTCGATCACCGCTTTGTTTCGGAGTTAGACCTTGATGATGGAAAATCCCCCATTTCCCCCTTTTTTTCAGAAAGACTTTTAAAACAAAATTTCATGAAAAGAGGAATTATTTCTTCTGATTTGGTAAATACCGTTTCTGAGACCTATGCTCGAGAAATTTTGACACCAGAATATGGTGAAAAATTAGAGGACCTTTTAAAAGAAGTTAGGACAAAGATTTTCGGGATTTTAAATGGTTTGGATTACCGGGAATTAAATCCTGCCACTGACAAATTAATATCATTTAATTTTAATACCTCAAGTCTTAAAAAAAGAGTTGAAAATAAAATCCATCTTCAAAAAGAATTTAATTTAGAGATTTCTCAGGATACCCCAGTTTTAGGGATGGTCACAAGACTAGATGAGCAAAAAGGGATTGATCTTTTATTCCCAATTTTGGAAATCTTACTGTCTGAATTTAAGACCCAATTTGTTATTGTCGGAGGAGGCAAAGCAAATTATCGAAGTTTTTTTGAAGAAATTAATAAAAAATTCCCAAAAAAAGTCGGTTGTCATTTAATGCCTGATTTTACTTTGGCCAGACATATTTTTGCTGGTTCAGACTTATTTTTAGTGCCATCTAAATTTGAACCCTGTGGCATTACCCAGATGGAGACGATGAGATATGGAGCGATACCAGTTGTTAGAAAAACAGGTGGTTTGGCTGATACCGTTGAAGATTTTGATCCCAAAAAAAATTCGGGAACCGGTTTTGTTTTTGAGAAATTTAATTCTTATGCCCTTTTTGCCTCAATTATCCGAGGTTTAGAAACTTACAAATACAAAAAAATCTGGCAGAGTTTGCAAAAGAGAGTAATGAGGGCTGATTTTTCCTGGGGAACCTCAGCTAAGAAATATTACAATCTTTACAAAAGAGCAATCTCTTTATGA